In Fusarium oxysporum f. sp. lycopersici 4287 chromosome 2, whole genome shotgun sequence, a genomic segment contains:
- a CDS encoding DNA topoisomerase II: MGSLAPFISSFLLSRLCTRASPLARPGRPSFLTPLSLFYPSLRPLYSNSLSLNPALAPQARFFALTANNNKMDSDASMFSLGEESDGYVPETKAKPKAAPKKAAARPPVKKMVQTTLKTKSAPRKRPTPESDDDDISIASGFSNTPPKAKKQKKEPAVSKSSGAPLEELENDSMVIDSPAKPGKKKTATEMYTKLSQLEHILKRPDTYIGSVERTEQQMWVLNKESQLMEYKNVSFVPGLYKIFDEILVNAADNKQRDGSMTYMKINIDRENGVISVENNGKGIPIVIHEKEKIYIPELIFGHLLAGSNFDDDEKKTVGGRNGYGAKLCNVFSTEFNLECQDSEHGKRYKQTWRNNMQTMEKAKITSSKTSDFTRVTFKPDFKRFGMEDGIDDDLESLLHRRVYDMVGTIRGIKVFLNGEQIKIKDFKAYCDLYAKSIAKERSTEEGGAPTCTVEMDKDKSHPRWEVGFAVSDGTFQQVSFVNSIATTSGGTHVNYIADQVTEALLKALNKKRKGHALKQSHLKNHIFIFVNCYINNPAFTSQTKEQMTTKPSQFGSKCKLGEDFLKKIAKSDALQNILDFAEKKADKMLAKGDGNKRSRVNNAKLVEANFAGTRRGHECTLILTEGDSAKGLAVSGRAILDPDRIGVFPLRGKLLNVRDASVDQIMKNAEIQNIKQFLGLKHKQTYTDTKNLRYGHLMIMADQDHDGSHIKGLLINFLQVQFPSLLKIPDFFREFITPIVKVWQGPNPKKPQRLKSFFTQPEYEEWKEDHKNELTRWHSKYFKGLGTSSNEDAQVYFTNLDDHLKEFDTMKPEEADLLELAFSKKKADARKEWLGNFVPGTYLDHSTKSITYSDFINRELILFSMADNMRSIPSVLDGFKPGQRKVIYACFKRNLVKDKKVVELAGYVSEQTAYHHGEQSLQQTIIGLAQNFVGSNNINCLEPSGNFGSRLAGGSDAASPRYTFTRLSPFARKIFHPMDEPNLMHHYEDGKKIEPMVYAPIIPMVLVNGADGIGTGWSTSIPNYHPMDIVKNLKRRMGRLDDNDLEERPFETMMPWFRGWKGTPEVAGPDRYKFNGIAYHNEQKDNEVVITELPIRMWTDDFKGKLEKIIAGVDGPAWIKDYKEFNDHSTVHFEIAVDDKHMGKVLEEGVLERFKLTKQVATSNLVAFDTRGMIRKYEKVEDILEEFYLYRLDMYTDRKKHWLGVFHADYRKLKNQARFIKEIIDGQLVVGKKKKTVLVQELRDCDYEAFPPGGEKKKTADEEDDDADENQDVDGDLEGGARDYDYLLSVSTCRL, translated from the exons ATGGGAAGTCTGGCACCTTTTATTTCTTCATTTTTGTTATCGCGACTCTGTACGCGAGCATCACCACTCGCTCGACCTGGTCGTCCTTCATTCTTGACCCCACTGTCCTTGTTTTATCCCTCATTGAGACCCTTGTATTCAAACTCATTGTCCTTAAATCCTGCCCTGGCGCCCCAAGCCAGATTCTTTGCCCTCACTgcaaacaacaacaagatgGACTCCGATGCGTCCATGTTCAGTCTTGGGGAGGAGTCAGATGGCTATGTCCCTGAAACC AAGGCGAAACCCAAAGCCGCACCAAAGAAGGCTGCTGCGCGGCCGCCCGTCAAAAAGATGGTGCAAACAACCCTTAAAACGAAGAGCGCGCCCAGAAAGCGCCCAACACCGGagagcgatgacgatgatatAAGCATTGCCTCAGGTTTCTCAAACACACCTCCCAAAGCtaagaagcaaaagaaggaACCTGCAGTCAGCAAGTCTTCTGGTGCGCCcttggaggagcttgagaatgatAGCATGGTAATTGACAGCCCCGCCAAAcctggcaagaagaagacggccaCCGAAATGTACACGAAGCTGTCACAACTAGAGCACATCCTCAAGCGACCTGATACATACATCGGTTCTGTTGAGAGGACGGAACAACAGATGTGGGTTCTGAACAAAGAGAGCCAGTTGATGGAGTACAAGAACGTCAGCTTTGTCCCTGGTCTTTACAAGATTTTTGACGAAATCTTGGTCAACGCTGCCGACAACAAGCAGCGCGATGGCTCCATGACTTACATGAAGATCAATATCGATCGTGAGAACGGTGTGATCAGCGTCGAAAACAACGGAAAGGGTATTCCTATTGTTATTCAcgaaaaggagaagatctACATTCCTGAGCTTATCTTCGGACATCTGTTGGCGGGTTCCAACttcgacgacgacgagaagAAAACCGTTGGTGGTCGCAACGGTTACGGTGCCAAGCTGTGTAACGTCTTCAGCACTGAATTCAACCTTGAATGCCAAGACAGTGAGCACGGCAAGAGGTACAAACAGACCTGGAGAAACAACATGCAGACGATGGAGAAGGCCAAAATCACCAGCAGCAAAACCTCGGACTTCACCCGAGTAACCTTTAAGCCCGACTTCAAGCGTTTTGGTATGGAAGATGGcatcgatgatgatctcgagTCTCTCCTTCACCGTAGAGTTTACGACATGGTGGGCACGATCCGAGGAATCAAGGTTTTCCTTAACGGCGAGCAAATTAAGATCAAGGATTTCAAGGCCTACTGTGATCTCTATGCCAAGTCCATCGCCAAGGAGAGAAGCACAGAAGAGGGAGGCGCTCCGACCTGTACTGTTGAAATGGATAAGGACAAGTCGCATCCTCGATGGGAGGTTGGTTTCGCTGTTTCTGATGGTACTTTTCAGCAAGTTTCCTTCGTCAACTCGATCGCCACAACAAGCGGAGGCACTCATGTCAACTACATCGCCGACCAGGTCACTGAAGCTCTTCTCAAGGCTTTGAACAAGAAGCGCAAGGGTCATGCTCTGAAGCAGAGTCACCTGAAGAATCATATCTTCATCTTTGTCAACTGTTACATCAACAATCCAGCTTTTACTTCGCAAACAAAGGAGCAGATGACTACCAAGCCGAGCCAGTTTGGTAGCAAATGCAAACTGGGTGAAGACTTCCTTAAGAAGATCGCAAAATCCGATGCCCTTCAAAACATCTTGGATtttgctgagaagaaggccgacAAGATGTTGGCCAAGGGTGATGGAAACAAACGAAGCCGAGTCAACAACGCAAAGCTCGTCGAAGCCAACTTTGCTGGCACCAGAAGAGGTCACGAATGCACTCTGATCTTGACAGAAGGTGACTCTGCCAAAGGTTTGGCAGTTTCTGGTCGTGCCATTCTCGACCCTGACCGCATTGGTGTTTTCCCGCTTCGTGGAAAGCTTCTTAATGTGCGAGACGCTTCAGTTGACCAAATTATGAAGAACGCTGAAATTCAGAACATTAAACAGTTCCTGGGTCTCAAGCACAAGCAGACGTACACGGACACGAAGAATCTTAGATATGGTCATTTGATGATCATGGCTGATCAGGATCACGACGGTAGTCATATCAAGGGACTTCTTATCAACTTCCTTCAGGTTCAATTTCCATCGCTTCTCAAAATCCCTGACTTCTTCCGAGAGTTCATCACACCTATTGTCAAAGTTTGGCAGGGTCCCAACCCCAAGAAGCCCCAGCGATTAAAGTCATTCTTCACACAGCCTGAATATGAGGAGTGGAAGGAAGATCACAAAAACGAACTCACTCGATGGCACTCCAAATACTTCAAGGGTCTGGGAACAAGCTCCAACGAAGACGCACAAGTCTATTTCACCAACCTCGATGACCACTTGAAGGAATTTGACACCATGAAGCCAGAGGAAGCTGACCTACTGGAGCTGGCTTTCTCCAAGAAGAAAGCAGATGCCAGAAAGGAGTGGCTTGGTAATTTCGTGCCGGGCACATACCTCGATCACTCAACCAAGTCAATCACATATTCCGACTTTATCAATAGAGAACTTATTCTCTTCAGTATGGCTGATAATATGCGATCCATCCCGTCCGTGCTGGATGGCTTCAAGCCTGGTCAGCGTAAGGTCATATATGCCTGCTTCAAGAGAAACCTGGTCAAAGATAAGAAGGTCGTTGAATTGGCTGGTTATGTCTCTGAGCAGACTGCCTACCATCACGGTGAACAGTCTCTCCAACAGACTATCATCGGCCTGGCCCAGAACTTCGTCGGTTCAAACAACATCAACTGTCTGGAACCCAGTGGAAACTTCGGTTCTCGACTTGCCGGTGGATCTGATGCTGCCAGTCCTCGTTACACCTTCACTCGTCTGTCTCCATTCGCCCGCAAGATCTTCCACCCCATGGATGAGCCAAACTTGATGCATCATTATGAAGACGGCAAGAAAATCGAGCCAATGGTGTATGCTCCAATCATCCCCATGGTTCTGGTAAACGGTGCCGATGGCATTGGTACAGGTTGGAGCACTTCCATTCCCAACTATCACCCGATGGATATTGTCAAAAACCTGAAGCGTCGAATGGGTCGCTTGGATGATAACGATCTTGAGGAAAGGCCCTTCGAAACCATGATGCCCTGGTTCCGTGGCTGGAAGGGTACACCCGAAGTTGCTGGCCCTGACCGGTACAAGTTCAATGGTATTGCCTATCACAACGAACAGAAGGATAACGAAGTTGTCATCACCGAATTGCCTATTCGTATGTGGACCGACGATTTCAAGGGCAAGCTGGAGAAGATTATCGCCGGTGTCGATGGCCCAGCTTGGATCAAGGATTACAAGGAATTCAACGATCACAGCACTGTTCACTTTGAGATCGCTGTGGATGATAAGCACATGGGCAAGGTCCTTGAAGAAGGCGTCCTCGAGCGCTTCAAGCTGACCAAGCAGGTCGCCACCTCCAATTTGGTTGCTTTCGACACCCGAGGCATGATTCGCAAGTACGAGAAGGTGGAGGATATCCTTGAGGAGTTCTATCTATACCGTCTCGACATGTATACTGACCGAAAA AAACATTGGTTAGGCGTATTCCATGCAGACTATcgcaagctcaagaaccaAGCCCGATTCATCAAAGAAATCATAGATGGACAGCTTGTGgttggcaagaagaagaagaccgTGCTGGTTCAAGAACTTCGAGATTGTGATTACGAGGCTTTCCCCCCTGGgggtgagaagaagaagaccgcagatgaagaagatgatgatgccgatgagAACCAGGACGTGGATGGTGATTTGGAGGGTGGTGCTCGCGACTATGACTACCTCCTCTCGGTGAGTACTTGTCGTCTTTGA
- a CDS encoding DNA topoisomerase II codes for MGSLAPFISSFLLSRLCTRASPLARPGRPSFLTPLSLFYPSLRPLYSNSLSLNPALAPQARFFALTANNNKMDSDASMFSLGEESDGYVPETKAKPKAAPKKAAARPPVKKMVQTTLKTKSAPRKRPTPESDDDDISIASGFSNTPPKAKKQKKEPAVSKSSGAPLEELENDSMVIDSPAKPGKKKTATEMYTKLSQLEHILKRPDTYIGSVERTEQQMWVLNKESQLMEYKNVSFVPGLYKIFDEILVNAADNKQRDGSMTYMKINIDRENGVISVENNGKGIPIVIHEKEKIYIPELIFGHLLAGSNFDDDEKKTVGGRNGYGAKLCNVFSTEFNLECQDSEHGKRYKQTWRNNMQTMEKAKITSSKTSDFTRVTFKPDFKRFGMEDGIDDDLESLLHRRVYDMVGTIRGIKVFLNGEQIKIKDFKAYCDLYAKSIAKERSTEEGGAPTCTVEMDKDKSHPRWEVGFAVSDGTFQQVSFVNSIATTSGGTHVNYIADQVTEALLKALNKKRKGHALKQSHLKNHIFIFVNCYINNPAFTSQTKEQMTTKPSQFGSKCKLGEDFLKKIAKSDALQNILDFAEKKADKMLAKGDGNKRSRVNNAKLVEANFAGTRRGHECTLILTEGDSAKGLAVSGRAILDPDRIGVFPLRGKLLNVRDASVDQIMKNAEIQNIKQFLGLKHKQTYTDTKNLRYGHLMIMADQDHDGSHIKGLLINFLQVQFPSLLKIPDFFREFITPIVKVWQGPNPKKPQRLKSFFTQPEYEEWKEDHKNELTRWHSKYFKGLGTSSNEDAQVYFTNLDDHLKEFDTMKPEEADLLELAFSKKKADARKEWLGNFVPGTYLDHSTKSITYSDFINRELILFSMADNMRSIPSVLDGFKPGQRKVIYACFKRNLVKDKKVVELAGYVSEQTAYHHGEQSLQQTIIGLAQNFVGSNNINCLEPSGNFGSRLAGGSDAASPRYTFTRLSPFARKIFHPMDEPNLMHHYEDGKKIEPMVYAPIIPMVLVNGADGIGTGWSTSIPNYHPMDIVKNLKRRMGRLDDNDLEERPFETMMPWFRGWKGTPEVAGPDRYKFNGIAYHNEQKDNEVVITELPIRMWTDDFKGKLEKIIAGVDGPAWIKDYKEFNDHSTVHFEIAVDDKHMGKVLEEGVLERFKLTKQVATSNLVAFDTRGMIRKYEKVEDILEEFYLYRLDMYTDRKKHWLGVFHADYRKLKNQARFIKEIIDGQLVVGKKKKTVLVQELRDCDYEAFPPGGEKKKTADEEDDDADENQDVDGDLEGGARDYDYLLSMPIWSLTAERLEKLKQAIEKKKAEHDELLALSEKDLWCRDLDDFMAEWETQLAVDAEIKTSIRRMGRRVSKKIGAGTARGRKVKDDDEYEPDKKGRGRPKAAASKATVKTAPKVETKSAQRFAEMFSSKPKVKKEPSADVMELSDLSDDDYAALSRSKSSAPAIKTSQSPPTEAPENPRVKRAAASKVKTIIDDDSESDDDQMLGDVGALVKGIDKPAGDRERGRFSLHAMSRPDSSQGNAGVSGLSKSRPKSAKAFDFDDDSPDDTNYELLAKSSPHKTATKDDHIDSFLSDDEPFVAPSKSAATKSKPTSTDSEDPTPAGLATVKKGRGRPAGAKSKEPAKPKAAPKATKTAASKVASRPATKQTTLSPAAKAYAAKKAVKKSVLDDDSDEDMADPDSPPPKASSRVRPGRAAASRRPIVVDDDSSVMQQDDESDDPFEVDDDED; via the exons ATGGGAAGTCTGGCACCTTTTATTTCTTCATTTTTGTTATCGCGACTCTGTACGCGAGCATCACCACTCGCTCGACCTGGTCGTCCTTCATTCTTGACCCCACTGTCCTTGTTTTATCCCTCATTGAGACCCTTGTATTCAAACTCATTGTCCTTAAATCCTGCCCTGGCGCCCCAAGCCAGATTCTTTGCCCTCACTgcaaacaacaacaagatgGACTCCGATGCGTCCATGTTCAGTCTTGGGGAGGAGTCAGATGGCTATGTCCCTGAAACC AAGGCGAAACCCAAAGCCGCACCAAAGAAGGCTGCTGCGCGGCCGCCCGTCAAAAAGATGGTGCAAACAACCCTTAAAACGAAGAGCGCGCCCAGAAAGCGCCCAACACCGGagagcgatgacgatgatatAAGCATTGCCTCAGGTTTCTCAAACACACCTCCCAAAGCtaagaagcaaaagaaggaACCTGCAGTCAGCAAGTCTTCTGGTGCGCCcttggaggagcttgagaatgatAGCATGGTAATTGACAGCCCCGCCAAAcctggcaagaagaagacggccaCCGAAATGTACACGAAGCTGTCACAACTAGAGCACATCCTCAAGCGACCTGATACATACATCGGTTCTGTTGAGAGGACGGAACAACAGATGTGGGTTCTGAACAAAGAGAGCCAGTTGATGGAGTACAAGAACGTCAGCTTTGTCCCTGGTCTTTACAAGATTTTTGACGAAATCTTGGTCAACGCTGCCGACAACAAGCAGCGCGATGGCTCCATGACTTACATGAAGATCAATATCGATCGTGAGAACGGTGTGATCAGCGTCGAAAACAACGGAAAGGGTATTCCTATTGTTATTCAcgaaaaggagaagatctACATTCCTGAGCTTATCTTCGGACATCTGTTGGCGGGTTCCAACttcgacgacgacgagaagAAAACCGTTGGTGGTCGCAACGGTTACGGTGCCAAGCTGTGTAACGTCTTCAGCACTGAATTCAACCTTGAATGCCAAGACAGTGAGCACGGCAAGAGGTACAAACAGACCTGGAGAAACAACATGCAGACGATGGAGAAGGCCAAAATCACCAGCAGCAAAACCTCGGACTTCACCCGAGTAACCTTTAAGCCCGACTTCAAGCGTTTTGGTATGGAAGATGGcatcgatgatgatctcgagTCTCTCCTTCACCGTAGAGTTTACGACATGGTGGGCACGATCCGAGGAATCAAGGTTTTCCTTAACGGCGAGCAAATTAAGATCAAGGATTTCAAGGCCTACTGTGATCTCTATGCCAAGTCCATCGCCAAGGAGAGAAGCACAGAAGAGGGAGGCGCTCCGACCTGTACTGTTGAAATGGATAAGGACAAGTCGCATCCTCGATGGGAGGTTGGTTTCGCTGTTTCTGATGGTACTTTTCAGCAAGTTTCCTTCGTCAACTCGATCGCCACAACAAGCGGAGGCACTCATGTCAACTACATCGCCGACCAGGTCACTGAAGCTCTTCTCAAGGCTTTGAACAAGAAGCGCAAGGGTCATGCTCTGAAGCAGAGTCACCTGAAGAATCATATCTTCATCTTTGTCAACTGTTACATCAACAATCCAGCTTTTACTTCGCAAACAAAGGAGCAGATGACTACCAAGCCGAGCCAGTTTGGTAGCAAATGCAAACTGGGTGAAGACTTCCTTAAGAAGATCGCAAAATCCGATGCCCTTCAAAACATCTTGGATtttgctgagaagaaggccgacAAGATGTTGGCCAAGGGTGATGGAAACAAACGAAGCCGAGTCAACAACGCAAAGCTCGTCGAAGCCAACTTTGCTGGCACCAGAAGAGGTCACGAATGCACTCTGATCTTGACAGAAGGTGACTCTGCCAAAGGTTTGGCAGTTTCTGGTCGTGCCATTCTCGACCCTGACCGCATTGGTGTTTTCCCGCTTCGTGGAAAGCTTCTTAATGTGCGAGACGCTTCAGTTGACCAAATTATGAAGAACGCTGAAATTCAGAACATTAAACAGTTCCTGGGTCTCAAGCACAAGCAGACGTACACGGACACGAAGAATCTTAGATATGGTCATTTGATGATCATGGCTGATCAGGATCACGACGGTAGTCATATCAAGGGACTTCTTATCAACTTCCTTCAGGTTCAATTTCCATCGCTTCTCAAAATCCCTGACTTCTTCCGAGAGTTCATCACACCTATTGTCAAAGTTTGGCAGGGTCCCAACCCCAAGAAGCCCCAGCGATTAAAGTCATTCTTCACACAGCCTGAATATGAGGAGTGGAAGGAAGATCACAAAAACGAACTCACTCGATGGCACTCCAAATACTTCAAGGGTCTGGGAACAAGCTCCAACGAAGACGCACAAGTCTATTTCACCAACCTCGATGACCACTTGAAGGAATTTGACACCATGAAGCCAGAGGAAGCTGACCTACTGGAGCTGGCTTTCTCCAAGAAGAAAGCAGATGCCAGAAAGGAGTGGCTTGGTAATTTCGTGCCGGGCACATACCTCGATCACTCAACCAAGTCAATCACATATTCCGACTTTATCAATAGAGAACTTATTCTCTTCAGTATGGCTGATAATATGCGATCCATCCCGTCCGTGCTGGATGGCTTCAAGCCTGGTCAGCGTAAGGTCATATATGCCTGCTTCAAGAGAAACCTGGTCAAAGATAAGAAGGTCGTTGAATTGGCTGGTTATGTCTCTGAGCAGACTGCCTACCATCACGGTGAACAGTCTCTCCAACAGACTATCATCGGCCTGGCCCAGAACTTCGTCGGTTCAAACAACATCAACTGTCTGGAACCCAGTGGAAACTTCGGTTCTCGACTTGCCGGTGGATCTGATGCTGCCAGTCCTCGTTACACCTTCACTCGTCTGTCTCCATTCGCCCGCAAGATCTTCCACCCCATGGATGAGCCAAACTTGATGCATCATTATGAAGACGGCAAGAAAATCGAGCCAATGGTGTATGCTCCAATCATCCCCATGGTTCTGGTAAACGGTGCCGATGGCATTGGTACAGGTTGGAGCACTTCCATTCCCAACTATCACCCGATGGATATTGTCAAAAACCTGAAGCGTCGAATGGGTCGCTTGGATGATAACGATCTTGAGGAAAGGCCCTTCGAAACCATGATGCCCTGGTTCCGTGGCTGGAAGGGTACACCCGAAGTTGCTGGCCCTGACCGGTACAAGTTCAATGGTATTGCCTATCACAACGAACAGAAGGATAACGAAGTTGTCATCACCGAATTGCCTATTCGTATGTGGACCGACGATTTCAAGGGCAAGCTGGAGAAGATTATCGCCGGTGTCGATGGCCCAGCTTGGATCAAGGATTACAAGGAATTCAACGATCACAGCACTGTTCACTTTGAGATCGCTGTGGATGATAAGCACATGGGCAAGGTCCTTGAAGAAGGCGTCCTCGAGCGCTTCAAGCTGACCAAGCAGGTCGCCACCTCCAATTTGGTTGCTTTCGACACCCGAGGCATGATTCGCAAGTACGAGAAGGTGGAGGATATCCTTGAGGAGTTCTATCTATACCGTCTCGACATGTATACTGACCGAAAA AAACATTGGTTAGGCGTATTCCATGCAGACTATcgcaagctcaagaaccaAGCCCGATTCATCAAAGAAATCATAGATGGACAGCTTGTGgttggcaagaagaagaagaccgTGCTGGTTCAAGAACTTCGAGATTGTGATTACGAGGCTTTCCCCCCTGGgggtgagaagaagaagaccgcagatgaagaagatgatgatgccgatgagAACCAGGACGTGGATGGTGATTTGGAGGGTGGTGCTCGCGACTATGACTACCTCCTCTCG ATGCCCATCTGGTCCCTGACAGCTGAGcgtctcgagaagctcaagcaagctatcgagaagaagaaggctgagcaCGATGAACTCCTTGCCCTCAGTGAGAAGGATCTCTGGTGTCGCGACCTTGATGACTTCATGGCCGAATGGGAAACTCAGCTTGCagttgatgctgagatcaagaCGAGCATCCGACGCATGGGCCGCCGCGTTTCTAAAAAGATAGGTGCTGGCACCGCTCGTGGCCGCAAAGTcaaggatgacgacgagTATGAGCCTGACAAGAAGGGCCGCGGAAGGCCAAAGGCTGCAGCGTCAAAGGCGACCGTTAAAACAGCGCCCAAGGTAGAGACCAAGAGTGCTCAGCGGTTTGCTGAGATGTTCAGCTCCAAGccaaaggtcaagaaggaaCCCAGTGCTGATGTTATGGAGCTGTCGGATCTTTCTGACGATGACTACGCCGCTCTCAGCCGCAGCAAATCATCCGCACCTGCGATCAAGACCTCCCAGTCACCTCCAACTGAGGCACCGGAGAATCCACGGGTCAAACGAGCGGCGGCATCCAAGGTCAAGACAATTATCGATGATGACTCCGAGAGTGACGATGATCAGAtgcttggtgatgttggcgCCTTGGTCAAGGGCATCGATAAGCCAGCTGGTGACCGCGAAAGGGGCAGGTTTAGTCTACATGCCATGAGCCGGCCAGACTCTAGCCAGGGCAACGCCGGCGTGAGCGGACTTTCCAAGTCGAGGCCCAAATCAGCCAAGGCTTTCGACTTTGATGACGACAGTCCTGACGATACCAACTATGAGCTTCTCGCCAAGTCGTCGCCACACAAGACGGCCACCAAGGATGATCATATAGACAGCTTCCTTTCTGACGATGAGCCTTTTGTTGCTCCATCCAAGTCAGCTGCGACCAAGTCTAAGCCTACCAGCACGGACTCCGAAGACCCAACACCGGCCGGTCTTGCTACTGTGAAGAAGGGTCGTGGTCGTCCCGCTGGCGCGAAGAGCAAAGAGCCAGCGAAGCCAAAGGCTGCTCCAAAAGCAACCAAGACAGCTGCATCAAAGGTTGCTTCGCGTCCAGCAACTAAACAGACCACTCTATCGCCAGCAGCAAAGGCTTACGCTGCCAAAAAGGCTGTCAAGAAATCTGTCCTCGACGACGATTCAGATGAGGATATGGCTGACCCAGACTCGCCCCCTCCTAAGGCTTCCTCAAGAGTGAGACCAGGACGTGCCGCTGCTTCGAGACGACCGATCGTTGTTGACGACGACTCATCGGTCATGCagcaagatgatgagagtgaCGACCCTTTCGAggtcgacgatgatgaggattAG
- a CDS encoding hypothetical protein (At least one base has a quality score < 10), whose amino-acid sequence MSSEEPQSLRSLYEAAEEKRHALDNAFEATSPAYRSDLEAALSLYSSARDQISALALFSSNEGLEDVSTSDLPYLLLDAHVAELIQKNPNQSPDQRLEVLSKSRAAYERFLATVDSYALVPKPYDRVLERYRDDPERFAVVASNDAAARRDGKIANYRAEKALKEKLEMLRRNPRYLDDGDEELVRELYLTQITFAVHSALQALDSLNREVEILAQAPRPLAPSATNAPSPEDHSSRLDQPLRRLHSLQAGPLLSKQGKPLQPFTLLGSRDQMSRDVFRSGHNLPTMSIDEYLEEERRQGNILQGGVEPKKVVDEDDMDAIDRETYKQREWDEFVDHNPKGAGNTLNRG is encoded by the coding sequence ATGTCTTCAGAAGAACCCCAATCTCTGCGCTCTCTCTACGAAGCCGCTGAAGAAAAGCGCCACGCCTTAGACAACGCCTTCGAGGCAACTTCGCCCGCCTACCGCTCCGATCTCGAGGCTGCACTATCCCTCTACTCTTCTGCGCGCGACCAAATCTCAGCTCTTGCCCTTTTCTCCTCCAACGAAGGACTTGAGGACGTTTCTACATCGGATCTCCCTTATCTCCTTCTCGATGCTCACGTTGCGGAGCTCATACAAAAAAACCCCAATCAAAGCCCTGACCAACGCCTTGAGGTCCTCTCCAAGTCTCGCGCCGCCTACGAGCGCTTCCTCGCCACTGTCGACAGCTATGCCCTAGTGCCTAAGCCTTACGATCGCGTACTCGAGCGATAtcgcgacgatcctgagagatttgctgttgttgctaGTAATGATGCTGCGGCGCGACGAGATGGCAAGATTGCGAATTATCGCGCTGAGAAAGCGCTAAAAGAGAAGTTGGAAATGTTGAGACGGAATCCACGATACCTGgacgatggcgatgaggAGCTTGTGCGGGAGCTTTACCTGACGCAAATCACTTTCGCGGTGCATTCTGCGCTTCAGGCGTTAGACTCATTAAACCGTGAGGTGGAGATTCTTGCGCAGGCGCCTCGGCCGCTTGCGCCTTCAGCTACAAATGCGCCATCTCCCGAAGATCACTCTTCCCGACTTGATCAGCCTCTACGACGTCTACACTCTCTCCAAGCTGGTCCGCTACTGTCTAAACAAGGCAAACCTTTGCAGCCATTTACGCTGCTTGGTTCACGGGATCAAATGTCACGAGATGTGTTTCGCTCAGGGCACAACTTGCCGACCATGTCCATCGATGAGTATCTcgaggaagagaggagacAAGGAAATATTCTCCAGGGTGGTGTGGAACCGAAGAAGGTGGTGGATGAGGACGATATGGATGCTATAGATCGTGAAACGTACAAGCAGCGCGAGTGGGATGAGTTCGTTGATCATAATCCCAAGGGAGCAGGAAATACTCTCAATAGAGGTTGA